DNA from Asticcacaulis sp. ZE23SCel15:
AGCTGGGCCAGAACGGCGGCCTGTACCTTCGGGTGACGGTGGCCGGTGTTGAGCACCGCGATCCCGCCCGCAAAGTCGATATAGCGCCGTCCGTCGACGTCCCATAGTTCGGCATTTTCGGCGCGAGCCGCGAAAATCGAGGTGGCGTGACCGATGCCGCGCGCAACGGCAGCGTGACGGCGAGCCATGAGGTCGGCGGCTTTGGATGACATGGGAAGCCTCCATAAATGTGATCACAAAGTTTTTGGGCTGAAACGGTGCAATGTCAAGTCACGGATCGGTGGGGTTGGCCTGGCTTATCGGCTGATAATAAAGACAAATTTCTATTGAAACCAAACGTGATAAATCATCATATCAGTTAACCAAATAAAAGGCTGTACGGGTATATTATGCCCGTATAGGTTATTGTTTGTAGCGTAATTCAAAGGGTTAATGATGCGTTAATTTCATTACGGTCTGAGTATTATTCAGGGGCAATTGATATGACGGTCGCGGTTATTGATAACCGAGCGCTTCCTTTGTGGTGGTTACTGCCACTTTGGGTGGTTATCTGTCTGAATATCTGGAGTCTGGGTAAGGATGCTCAGGTTCGGGTGGACATGCCGGAAACTGCGGCCCCCGATGTGATTGCCTCGACCCAGACGGTGCCGTGGACCTTCTTTCATAATGTATTCGACTTTCCGCTGGTGGAGCGCGAAGAGATTGTAGTGCCGGTGGTGCCGGGCCACCGCGCGCTGCGCGTCAGGGTGACCAAGGCCGGTCATGATCCTTGGAACGTGCTGGTCCACACCAACACCGTAAAGCCGATCCGGCGCGGTGACCGCATCGAAGGGCGGGTGTGGCTGCGGCTGGAGCGTGCCCCACAAGCTCAGGGAGCTAACACAGGTCGGGCGACCTTAAGGCTTCAGAACGCGCGCTCACCTTATGCCGCCATGCAGGAACTTCATCTTATCCTGACGCCCCAGTGGCAGGAATTCACTGTGGCTGGCGTAGCACCCCATGACTTCAAGGCCGGTGAAGCCAATCTGATTGTCTATCTGGCGGGTCAGGCCCAAACCGTCGATGTCGGCCCTGCGACCCTCTATAATCGCGGCCTGCCCCAACCTTAAGAGGTTCGTCTGGACAGATTCGGGCTTTCCTCAATAATCACGGCGATCGCCTTGGTGATCAGATCGCGCATCAGCGCCTCAGCCGTCGGACCTTCACCCGCCTCGATCAGGTGGTAAACGCGGATATGGTCATTGTGACTGTCGGACGGATCGCGGGCCAGGCTGGTCAGGCTGATCGACAGGGTCAGCGCTGTATTAATCAGGGGACGCAACTGACGGTAAAACGGGTTGCCCGACGCCTCCAGGATGTGGCCGTGGAATTCGATATCGTGATGGATGCTTAAGGCCCGGTCTTCGTGGTGGCGGATCATCAGGTCCAGACTTTGCTTTATGGTTTGCAGGGCCGCCGGGTCACGTCCCTGTCCGGCGTGGCGGGCCGCCAGTCGCGCCGCCATTGGCTCAAAAGCCAGACGAACCTGATTGAACTCAAGGATAAGATCAGGGGTCAGGGGCCGTCTCGTCAGCCAGCGCAGCACCTGCGGGTCCAGCAGGTTCCACCGGCTGAGCGGCTCGACCTTGGTCCCCAGCCGCGGGCGCGCACTCAACAGTCCCTTGGCGGTCAGCATCTTCAGCGCTTCACGGGTCACGGTGCGGCTGGTGCCGTTACGGGTGCAGATATCCGCTTCGGTCGGAAAGGGGGCGGTGTCATAGGTCCCCATGACAATGGATTGCCCCAGACGTTCCAGAAGGCTGTGGGTCAGGCTTACGCCCGGAGACGGGATCATCGGTGGCTCGCAGGATCTGTGTAACAGTCGTTATACCTGTGCGGTAGTGACCACACCTTCAGGTATTTGTCCATACGGATGAAGGGGGAGGGCTGCGGCACCAACCCTCGCGATATTACCGCTTTCTTATAAAGACGCAGCTATATCCCCATATAGAATTTCGGGCACAGACCGTAGGACAATAGTCATCAGTATTTGTGGTGACCGGAGTTCTCACGATGAAACACGACCTCAGCATCGACCGCGCCGATATCGACAGCCCCCTTAATGGTCTGGGCTTTGGCCGCTTTAGCGACATTGTCTCCGGGTCACTGTTTCGCGGCATGAATAGTCAGGCTCCCAGCGTTTTAGCCCGCAGTATTGTGGTCACTGAACGCGATCTGGGCATTGATTTTGGCGCTTTCCGCACCAGCCCGACCGAGATTATTCAGATCGATGGAGGCGCCGCCCCCGCATCAGGCCGTAAGCTTAGTCTGGCGCAGATCGTAGCGCTGGTACTGCTGAGCGTGATTGTACTGGCGGTGGCGGCCTATGGGTATATCTACGCCACTGAACCCTATAAGGTGTCGGGCCTGCTGGAATATTACCTGATGTATCTGCCGATCCCGGTTGATTACAACTAGGCGGCAGAACCGGGCCTGATGTGGCGGGCAAAGAACGCCAGTTCAATCGACACCAGTTGCCGGTAGCTGTCGTGTAATAAGGCTGTGGGTGAAGGTACGCCCTTGGCATCGAGCGTGAAAAGCCCTAACTCCGCCCCTTCGTGAACCAGATTGCTGACCTGCGTTTTCGATAACCCGAACTGCGCAGCAATCACCGCGCGGCTGGGGCAATCCTGAGCGTTGAACCGGGCATGCATCAGCGCAAATATCAGCGGTGCGGCGCCATCACGACGGCGGAAGAACGGAAAGAACTCTGGCAGGGTTTCGGCGGCAAGCTGGCCAAGGGCAAACTCAAAACCGCCGGTAGCCCATACCCGCAATGTCGCGGTCTTATCTTCCATCAGGATCTGGCTGCAACGTAGGCGCGGTTGCAGGATATCAAGGCTGATGGCCGCGCACATGACCCGCTTACGTACAAAGCCCATGAGCCGGTCGGTCGGCACATAGAGCTTGCGACGGTTATCATCCGGATCGCGGGCAACCTTAACAAAGCCCACCACCTGCATCAGGCCGAGCATGGTCTTAAGATGGCGCGGGCTGCTGTCATAGGTGGCGCAGGCATGGGCCAGCTCAGTATAGGTGACGCCGCCGGTCTGGTCGTTCAGCCATTTGAGGCCGTGCTGGTGCAAGAGATGGCCAATCACCCGAAAGCGGTACTGCTGGGCGATGATCTTGTTCAGGCGGCGCTGGCTTTTGCGAAACTGAACCAGATCCGCCGTATATTCGGCCTGAGCTGCCTCAAATTCGGGATGGGCACTGAGTTCGCGGGCTTCGTGGATTATGTGCGCGATACCGCTGCGATCAATCTGGCCGTCCAAAGCTTACCCCCACGCCTCACAGGTCTATACACACCGTATGTCGAATCAGGTGCGTTTGTGATCACGCATTTAACCCATAGCCGCCGCCCTGTGTCTACTTTTGTACAGAAGAGAAGGGCGATGGCATGGCGGCTTTAAAACAATTTGAGAATACAGCCGGCATACCGGAGGCGCTTATTGTTGAGGATAGTCTGGCGCAGGCGCAGATCATATCGCGCATGATTGAGGCTCAGGGCTGGGCGTGCCGGCATTGCCCGACCCTGCGGGAAGCCTATGATGTGCTGAGTGCCCGAAAAAGCCACGGCCGGGCCATACGGGCCCTGTTTCTGGATGTGTTTGTCGGCGCCTATGATGCCCTGGCCCATGTCACCCGGATGAAAACCTTTACCGGCGGGGCGCCGCTGATCCTGATGACGGCGGGTGCCAGTCATGAGACCACGGAGACGACGCTGGGCCGGGCGCGCCAGACGGCGGCGGACTTTGTCCTGCGTAAACCGTTTAAACCGGATCACATTGGCCAGATTTTTGAAGCCTGTTTCGCAATTCCCG
Protein-coding regions in this window:
- a CDS encoding FadR/GntR family transcriptional regulator, whose translation is MIPSPGVSLTHSLLERLGQSIVMGTYDTAPFPTEADICTRNGTSRTVTREALKMLTAKGLLSARPRLGTKVEPLSRWNLLDPQVLRWLTRRPLTPDLILEFNQVRLAFEPMAARLAARHAGQGRDPAALQTIKQSLDLMIRHHEDRALSIHHDIEFHGHILEASGNPFYRQLRPLINTALTLSISLTSLARDPSDSHNDHIRVYHLIEAGEGPTAEALMRDLITKAIAVIIEESPNLSRRTS
- a CDS encoding response regulator, which gives rise to MAALKQFENTAGIPEALIVEDSLAQAQIISRMIEAQGWACRHCPTLREAYDVLSARKSHGRAIRALFLDVFVGAYDALAHVTRMKTFTGGAPLILMTAGASHETTETTLGRARQTAADFVLRKPFKPDHIGQIFEACFAIPDQAVPRQHIVVIDGNAGIRSHIRRILEADGYRVSDFADVDNAVERFDMAHADLVLCEVIMRGTGGLRGMHHIKQTFPHVQVVAMSAGLEGRISGSRALSMSRQMGIDAQLPKPFGDDDLTELIRLMLADTSFLD